ACCCGCAGCACTCCGAAGATCAACGACAGGCCCGAGGCGATCAGAAAAAGGAACATCGACGCGGTGAGCCCGCTCAGGCACTGCGCGATGACGAACGACAGCTCAGGCATCCAGGTCAGGGAAGGAAGCGCAAATACGCATGTAAGAAGGGCGTGGGTGTGACGGAGTGCGGGAACGATCGAGCGTGAGGGCAAGCGGGCGCGGGCGGGGGCGCGCCCCCGGCGAATGCTGTATTGAGCAGAGGGGGTGCGCCCCCGCCCGGGTCCGCTTGCCCGTCAATCGCGCGCTAGTCCATGAACTTCGTCGGATCCACGTACTCCACCGGCTTCATGATCGGGAACGGATACTTCGGATCGTTCACCGTCTTGCCGTAGAGCTGGCCACGATTCGCTTGGTGATCTTTTTCCCGGATGGTCTGCTTCCCGATCGGCGTGTCGATCGTGAGGCCGAGGAGGGCCTTCGCCACCTTGTCCGAATCGGTGCTGCCCGCCTTCGCGATGGCCTCGGCGAGGAACTGCATGCCGGTATAGCCCTGGATGGCCCACGAGGACGGATACTCGTCCTTCAAGTACTTGGATAGCCGCGCCGTGTAGTCTCGGTGGGCCGCCGTCTCGCCCCAGTAGAAGGCGTCGTACGAGTTGCCCCAGATCCCCACCGGATAGTCCTTGCCCATGGACTTGGTGGTCTCGGGCGAGCCGGCCTCGCCCACGCCGATGAAGTTGTACTTGACCGCGTCGAAGAAGCCGAGGGGTTTCGCCTGCTTGGCGAAGTTCACGAAGTGCCCGCCCCACAGCGACGAGAACACGGCGTCCGGCTTCTTCGCCATCTGGGCGTTGATGAACGGCGTGTAGTCCGGCTCGCCGAGCTTGGGCCACTGCTGGTCGACGATCTGCACGCTCGGCTTGAGCTTCTTGAGGTGCTCGACGAAGGCCTTGGTCACGTCCTGCCCGTAGGCGTAATCGAAGGCGATGGTGGCGACCTTCGTGACCGGCCACTTGGCCACGATCTCGGCCGCGCTGCGTCCTTCCATGGTGGTGTTGGCCGCGACGCGGAAGACGTAGGGATGCAGCTTGTCGGCGGCGGTGAGCTGATCGGTCTTCGGAATCGGCGCGATGAAGACGATCTTGTTCTCCTTGGCCACCACGGAGACGGCCGGCCCCTCGGCCGAGGTCAGCGTGCCGACCAGGAAGTCGACGTTCTCCTTGAGGATGAGCTCGCGCGAGACGCGCACCGCCTCGTTGGCGTCGCCCTTGGTGTCGCGGGGCAGCAGCTCGAGCTTCCGGCCGAGCACGCCGCCCTTGGCGTTGACCTCCTCCACGTACATCTGGGCGCCCTTGAGCGCGGGCTCGCCGAACAGCGCGCCGGGGCCGGAGAGGATCATCGGGAACCCGATCTTGATCGGCTTGCCGGACTGGGCGTCGGCGCCGAACGGCCAGGCGAGGACCGCGGCGAGGAGCAGGGAGCAGAGTCGCCACATACTGAGCCTCCTTGGGATGAGGGGTCTCGGGCTTAGAGCGCGGAGAGGCCGGGGACCTGGACGCGCATCCGGTACACCGACGTCGACGCGGTGATGTACAGCGACCGCAGGTCGTCGTCGCCCCACGCGAAGTTCGCCGTGCGCTCGGGGACGTGGATCACCCCGAGGCACGTGGCGTCGGGGGCGAACACGTGGAT
This sequence is a window from Candidatus Methylomirabilota bacterium. Protein-coding genes within it:
- a CDS encoding ABC transporter substrate-binding protein, whose amino-acid sequence is MWRLCSLLLAAVLAWPFGADAQSGKPIKIGFPMILSGPGALFGEPALKGAQMYVEEVNAKGGVLGRKLELLPRDTKGDANEAVRVSRELILKENVDFLVGTLTSAEGPAVSVVAKENKIVFIAPIPKTDQLTAADKLHPYVFRVAANTTMEGRSAAEIVAKWPVTKVATIAFDYAYGQDVTKAFVEHLKKLKPSVQIVDQQWPKLGEPDYTPFINAQMAKKPDAVFSSLWGGHFVNFAKQAKPLGFFDAVKYNFIGVGEAGSPETTKSMGKDYPVGIWGNSYDAFYWGETAAHRDYTARLSKYLKDEYPSSWAIQGYTGMQFLAEAIAKAGSTDSDKVAKALLGLTIDTPIGKQTIREKDHQANRGQLYGKTVNDPKYPFPIMKPVEYVDPTKFMD